The sequence GTGCCGGAGCAGGCTTACAAACCGATCTCCATACGTTTCACGATTTCAATGTAGTTGGCTGCTCGGTGGTGACTTCTGTTACTGCTCAACACCCGCATGGCGTGCTTTGCGTCACGCCTGTTGATGATTACACTTTCCGCCAGCAGTTTGAGGCTTTGCTTATTCAAGGCTACCCGAATGCGATTAAAATTGGTTTGCTTTGTTCCCAAAACCAAGTGGAAATTTTATGCGAATATATCCAAAAAATCCGCTCCGAAAGCCAAGAATATTGCCACGTGGTTTACGATCCGGTGGCGGTGGCAAGTAGCGGACAAGCTCTATCAGACAGTATTGTGTTGCCTGTTGTGCAGGAAAAACTCTATCCCTTAGTGGATTTAATCACCCCAAATGGCACCGAATTAGCCTTACTGAGCGAAACAGAAATTGCTACTTTTGAGGATGTCAAAACCGCTGCTGAAAAATTATTTGCTCAAGGCATCAAGGCTGTATTAGCCAAAGGCGGCCATTTTGAGTGGCAAGGTGAAATGGTAGACGATTATTTACTCACGCCACAAGAGAGCTACTGCTTTTCCCACCCTCGTTTAGAAAGCGTGAACACCCACGGCACCGGTTGCACCTTTGCCTCCGCCATTGGTGCCATGTTGGCAAAAGGCTTTGATTTGCCGGATGCGGTTACCGTTGCCACCGCCTATCTACAAAAAGGTTTGTCGGAAACCGAAGGGAGAGGACAGACTGCATTAAGTTCCCTTTGCCACACAGGCTATCCGACCGATATTGCCTTTTTCCCTCAAACGGAATTGGTGTCGGCACCGCTTGATGTGTCACAAAAGGCTTTCGCTCCAACCGATTATCAACTTGGGCTTTACCCTGTGGTAGAAAGTTTTGAGTGGATTGAGCGTTTAATTTCAGCCGGCGTGAAAACCTTGCAAATTCGTATGAAAAATCGACCGCTTGCAGAGATTGAAAACGAAATCGCCCAAAGTGTCGCACTTGCCAAGCAGCATAATGTGCGTTTATTCATCAATGATTACTGGCAGTTGGCGGTGAAATATCAAGCCTACGGCGTGCATTTAGGCCAGGAAGATTTAGCTACCGCAGATTTACATGCAATTCAGCAAGCCGGCTTGAGGTTAGGTGTTTCTACCCATGGTTATTTTGAAATTATGCGAGCCTTAGCGGTGAAACCTTCTTATATCGCTTTTGGCCACGTTTTCCCAACGCAAACCAAAGACATGCCGTCCCAACCGCAGGGTTTAATCAATTTGGCGAACTATGCGGATTTGGTTTCACCACTGCACATTCCAACCATTGCCATTGGCGGCATTAACCAAACCAATATTGAGGCGGTGATGCAATGTGGCGTAGGCAGTGCGGCGGTAGTTAGTGCAATTACTCAGGCTCAAGATTGGCAACAAGCGGTTAAAATTTTAGAAAAATTTGCAAATGGCGGCAAAAAAGGAGGCAACGATGAGTAGAAGTTTAAGTTCGCTCAACAGCGGCTTGATTTGGGCGGGAGCGGGCATTAGCGCCAGTGCGATTGTAGTCGGCACGTGGATTGCACCACTTGGCTGGCAACAAGGTTTACTGGCGATTATTCTCGGGCATTTGCTCGGCGGCATTTTATTTTTTGCTGCCGGTTTTATCGGGGCGAAAACCGGCAAAAACGCCATGCAAACGGTGCAGATTTCTTTTGGTAAAGGCTCGGTCTTTTTCTCGCTTGCGAATGTGTTGCAACTAGTGGGCTGGACCGCGATTATGATTTACACAGGGGCAGAAATTAGTAATGCCCTAAGCCTTGCCTTGTGGGATCTATCTGCTTTTAGCCTTTGGGCGTGTGTGCTTGGCGTATTGATTATTCTTTGGCTTTTTAGCGGCTCTAATCAGGTGGGAAAATTAAAATTATTCACGCTGATTGCGATGTTTGTGCTGACTTTATGGTTAAGCCTAAAAGTGCTCAATGGACAGAATCAACCCGCCACATCGGGCGATATGCCGTTTAGCACCGCAGTGGAGCTTGCCACTATTATGCCGCTTTCTTGGCTGCCGCTGGTGTCTGACTACACCTCTAAAGCGAAAAAACCGCTTGCGGCAACGCTTTCGGCAAGTGTCGGTTATTTAATTACCAGTGCATGGATGTATGCGTTGGGGCTTGGTATGGTGCTGTTCACCGGGCAAAGTGAAATTGCCCCGATGCTCCTGCTAACAGGTATGAGCTTGGTTGGTATTATTGTGATGATTTTATCTACTGTTACCACGACTTTCTTAGATGCTTATTCCGCAGGAGTGAGTGCAAGTAATATCAGCACTAAATTAAAAGAAACCCCGACAGCTATTGCTGTTACCTTGCTTGGTACGGTGTTAGCCTTAAGCTTGCCGGTAACCCAATATGAAAACTTTTTACTGCTAATCGGCTCTGTATTCGCGCCAATGATTGCGGTGCAAATTGCCGACTTTTTCGTGTTAAAACGCACTGAGTCCCAACAAAATATGGATTGGCTGGCTTTCGGGCTTTGGTTTATCGGTTTTATGCTTTATCACGGTTTATCTTATAGTAATGTGCATTTACCCCTTGGCTTAACCATTCCTGTGATGTTAGTGATTTTTGTAACAACGGTTATTGTGAGAAAAGTCACAAAATAGAAAAATAAGCGGTTCAATTGGAGTGAAAATTTGCAAAATTTTGCTAGAATTGAACCGCTTGTTTTGTATTGGAGAAAATTTATGACACAACATCATTTTTTTAAACTTTCTGCGATTTCGATTGCTTTATTAGGGGCTGCTTCACAAGGCTATGCAGTTGAATGCAAAGTACCGATGTCAGTAGAAAATCAGCAGAATGGCAATTTAGATAGTTGTAATCTTAATATTGATGCTACTGAAAACAGATCTCTTTTCAATCAGTCATCGTTGCTTAATATTTCTAATTCTACTTTTCATATTAATAATTCGACACTAACATTTTCCGGTAAGCATGGTGCCGATGTTATTGCTATCGAAGATTCTAATGTAGAAATCACAAATAGTCGCCTTACTCGAAATAATACTGATGATAAGGATATATCATCGGAAACTATACGAATTCGTGATGGAAAAACAGGGATCTCCAGTCTGATATTAGACAATGTTACTTTAGTATCAACAGGCGAGGCGAGTACGATAGCTCTTTATGCAACAGAAAATGAAGATTCATTAACTTCTATTACATTGAAAAATTCCAATATCTCTTCCGAAGATTCCATTTTTGGATCTTGGTGGTCAACAAGTCGCCCAATAAATGAATATTCAAACTGGAATATTAAGGTGGAAAACTCTGTTTTGAAAGCCCCAATTATTCTGTCTACAGGGGGGTTAACTGAGTTATATAAAACAGATGGAGTAGTTGCTACTGAGAAAACGACTCTTTCAGCAAATAATGCTCAATTTTTCGGTTCAATGCTCTCTTTTGATAGCGATGCGGATAAATCGAAAACTGATGTGAGTTTAACTTCATCATCTTGGGTTTTACCTACTGCTAGAGATTTAGATACGAATGTTGTGGCTCATAATGGCGTGACTAATCTTAAATTAGATGAAAGTCAAATCACACTAGAGAATAATCTCGGACTTCAGACCTTTACTATTTATGGCAACCTTTCCGGCAACGGCCACTTTGACCTTAATACCGATCTCGCCAACCAAAAATCCGACAAAATCGTGGTAAAAGGCGAAGACAGCGGTAATTTCACCTTAGGTATTAAAGACAGCGGCAATGAACCAGACGCAGCAAATGGCAAAGTCACTTTAGTGGAAACTCAGCAAGGGCAAGCAACATTTAGCTTAAAAGATCGAGATTATGTTGATGCCGGTGCTTATCGCTACCGCTTGAATAAAGAAGGAACAAATTGGGTACTGGCAAACCGTCAGTCTGAGAGAGTAACAACTAGCCAACCTACAATTCCTACTCAGCCTGTGGTTCAACCGACTTCGCCTACAGTACCAACTCAGCCTGTTGTTCAGCCAACCACGCCTACAGTGCCAAGTCAGCCGGTTGTTCAGCCGACACAACCTGGTGTTCCTGTCGCTCCTGCATTACTCGCATTAAGCGAAAAATCTAACGCTCTTTCTTCACTTCGCCAAGCTCAAAGTGTGTTAGTGGGCCAAAACTTACAAGGTATTCACCAACGTTTAGGCGAGTTAAAAACAGATAAATCAAGCAATGTTTGGGTGAAAAATATTAATAGCCGTACAGAAGTGAAAGCTCAAAATGTTGCAGCGGATAGCCGTTCTTCGGGCTTTGAGATGGATTCCCACAGCCTACAAATCGGGGCAGATCGTGCGGTGAGTGATAACCTCCGTTTAGGCGGATTTGTTGGTACGAGTCGTGCAGATGTGGATTTCAACGGCGAATATGGCAAGGGTAAATTACGTTCGCAAGCGGTCGGATTTTACGCCACTTTTGCAAATGCAGACGGCTGGTATGTGGATAATGTCGGCAAGTACGAACGTTTAACCGCACAGGCATCAAATGAAAAACGTAAATACAATGCTTTTAGCTTATCAAGTGAGGTGGGTAGACGCATTGCGTTATCGAATGATTGGACGGTTACGCCACAAGCTCAGTTGGCTTATCACACCATCAACGGCAAAGCGGATGAAAGCCGTTTAAGTCTGTTCACCGCTCGTGCCGGTATGCGTATTGCCAAAGGTTTTGCCTTAGCTAGTGGCTGGAATTTACAACCTTACGCTGAGTTCAATGCGATTGCAGAAAAAGCCAATAATGCTAAAGTGCGTGTGAATCAATACCGCTTTGATGTGCCGGAAAATCATGGACGGTTCCAAACCTCAATTGGTTTCACCGCAGGTAATGGCAGCCATCGCGTAGGTTTAGAGGCTTCCACTACGCATGGTAAACAGTTAAAACAACCAATTTCGATTTTGGCTAACTATCGTTATCAGTGGTAATTGTTAATCAGCAAAGTTAGATAGGTAAGCAGTCCAATTTGTAAAAAGAAATGCAAATTGGACCGCTTGTTTTATTGCGGTTTTGCTAGATTTCTGTCAATTCCAAATCTTTGGTTTCGTGAACCTGCCATAATGCCCAGAAGCTCAGTAATGAGGCGACCGATAAATATCCACCCACGCCAAATAGTCCAAAGTTTTCGTTAATTTTTACCGCAATAATGGTGAATACGCTTGCCCCTAAAATGCCGGCGATAGTATAGGCGAGTGAAGCCCCTGTGTAGCGGACTTCCGTTGGGAACAGTTCGGGCAAAATCACTGCCATCGGGCCGTAGCTTAAGCCGATTAATATCATGCCAATCGCCAAAAAGATAAATATTGAGGTTGGCGTGCCGTTTTCTAAGAAAAATGGCATCGTTAAGCCGTAAATCGCTGTGGCTCCTGTGGCTATCAGCAGTAATAAACGGCGGCCGATTTTATCGGAATAAAGGCCGGAAAAGAAAATCGCAATGCCGAAAATCACCGAGGTAATCAGCAAATATTGGGTGTAGAGATTTGCCGGTAAGCCTAAACCTGTGGCGTAGCCCGCTTGAGAAACCGCTACCGGGCTTTTCACAAAAATCGGAGTAAAGGCAACCAAAATATAAAACAGCACATAGCCAGCGGTGGCAATTAACACGCCAATCGTAAAAGGTTTTAAGTGGCGGCTAAACAGCACTTTAAGCGGTGTGTGGCGGTTTTTGCCTTGTTTCTCTGCTTTTAAGAAAATCGGGCTTTCGCTGATTTTGAGGCGAATGTATAAGCCGATAAAAATCATCACAAGGGAAGCGATAAATGGAGTTCGCCATGCCCAGTCGAGAAAGGCTTGTTCTCCATAAATGAGGTTCACCAAATAGAAAGCCCCGTTTGCCAGCAATAAGCCGATTGGTGCCCCCATTTGCGGAAAAATCCCAAAAAATGCCCGCTTGTGTTTCGGGGCGTGTTCGGTAGCAACTAAGGCGGCTCCGCCCCATTCACCGCCTAAGCCTAATCCTTGTCCGATTCGGCATAAGCAGAGCAGTAATGTTGCCCAAATGCCGATAGCGGCATAGTTCGGTAATAAGCCGATTGCCACAGTGGAAAGCCCCATCAATAAAAGCGAGGCAATCAGCGTTTGTTTACGTCCGTATTTGTCGCCAAAGTGACCGAAAATAATCGATCCCATCGGGCGGGTGAAAAAGGCAAGAGCCAGAACCGACAAAGACATTAATTGGTTAGAAACCGGATCGTCACTATTGAAAAATTGCACATTAAATACCAGTACGGCAGCCATGGTGTAGATGTAATTATCAAAGTATTCAACGGCGGTGCCAACCATGGAGGCAACGGCGACTTTAAGCGGGGAAGATTTAGACATACGCCACCTTTGCTAACTTTTCAACGGTTTCAGGCGTGATTTCGCCAAGCTGATCCAATAAATTCACGGCAAATTGTCCGTGCTGAGTTGGGCGGAGAGTTTGGGCAGCAAGCTCGCCGGCAACCGCATAGACGGTGAAGGCTTCAACGAGGGCTGCAAATTCCTTTTCTTTATCTGCAACGGCAAGAAAAGCCCCGCAAATAGCACTGAGTAAACAGCCGGAGGCAGTCGTTTTCGGGAACATCGCTGTACCGTTTTGCAGTAATGCAGTGTGTGAGCCATTGCTTATCACATCGGTTTCTCCGCTAATAGCGGCGATGGTTTTATATTGTGCTGCTACAGTTTGGGCGATTTCTTGCAAGCTATGGCTACCTTCACCGGCATCAACCCCTTTCGCGTGCCAATCCACATTGGCTAGGGTGGCAAGTTCACCGGCATTGCCGCGAATGGCGGTAAATTGAATTTCGCTTAACAGTTTTTCTACCGTTTGGAGGCGAAATGGCGTGGCCCCTACACCCACAGGATCTAACACGACAGGAATCCCTAAACGGTTAGCGGTTTTGCCTGCCAGTAACATCGCATCCACTTCTTTGCCGATTAAAGTGCCGATATTAATGACTACCGCAGAGCTCAGTTGCGGCACGCTTTCCATTTCCTCAATGGCAGCGGCCATAATCGGCGAAGCTCCGAGGGCAAGTAAGCCGTTAGCAGAAAAATTAGCGGCAACAATGTTGGTAATGTTGTGTACAAGCGGGTTAATTTGCCGAATTTTTTGCAAATATTGCGTTTGATATGAAAGGGGAGTGGTCATCGTTATTCCTCATTGTGTGAAAAAATACGAGCCAACACGAACGGGAATAGAATGGTTTTACGCCTTTAGTTTCCTACGTCAGTGCTAACTGCATCAGGTTCAACGGGTATTTCTCAGCTTGGCTTTAAAGCAAGCACCCCGACTAAATGAGGTTTTAATATAATCGCTAAAAAAGCGGTTGTAAAGCAGATTACAACCGCAGCGTCTTAAGCTGCTTCTTTATGATAAAACCGCAAGCTGTGCTCTTTTTGGCGGGCAGAGCTAAAGGCGGAAACCCGTTTTAAATAGCCGATTACCCTTGTGCCATAATCAATATTGTGTGAGCCACATTGGCTGCAAGTGTGCAAAGTGCGTTTGTCGATATGGTTACATTCATTGCAAATGGTGATTTTGACGTTAATGCAGAAATAGTTACAGCCTGTTTTAGCTGCAGTATCTAACAGTAAGCGGTAGCTACCGACGTTTAAAGCCTCATCAAGATTGAGATGGAGAGCTGAGCCACCGTCTAACCACTCCACTAATTCTTTGCCGTGTAGTAGAAATTTATCTAATGCATTGGTGCTTTCATCTTCGACTACATAGAAGTAGGAATTGTAGCAATCACGCGGTACGAAATAGCCATCTGCTTTATCCCATTTGGCATTTTTTACCCCAAGGTTTTCTGCCGGCACAAATTCGGTGTTGAATTTGACGCCATATTTTTCACTGGCGGCTTGGTTGGCTTGGAAAATCGTTTTTAGGCGGGATTGCACAAACTCAATATAATCTGGGTTGTAACCAACCGTTAAGCCTTGGGATTCTGCTGCTTCTGCCATGCCATTAATGCCAATCGTCAGAAATTGTTTATCAAGTGAAATAAAGCCGGCATCGTAAACAGGGAGCATGCTGTTGGCTAAATACTCTTCCATTAATTTGCGATAAGCGTATTGATATTTGTGGATCTTGCTGACTTCTGTGACTAAATCACGTTTATCTTGCACTAAACGGTTCATGTTAATCGTAATCACATTAATAGAACCTGTTGCCACACCGCCAGCCCCTAGTGAGTAAGAGAAGGTGTGATCGCTGATTTCATTGCGTAGGCGGCAGCAAGAGGCAAGGGAATCCGGATTATCTGATTGATAAATAAAAAATGAGTTTCCTTGTGAGAGTTCTTGTGCCATTTGGTTGGCAAATTCATCATCTTTGCATTTTCCGTTTGCGGTTAGCATGGCTGCGGTAACAACAGGGAAGGTCAAAATAGCTTTGCTGCGTTCTTTATTGAACCATTTCATAAAGAATAGCTGTAATTTGGCGGTCGTTTCCCAGTTCGGTTTTTCAAAATCAGGAAAAACAAAATTGCCAAACATTGCCTCAAAATAGAATTTGTCATAGAGCGAGATATTCCAAAATACACTTTGATAACCTCGGGCTGCAGCAGGTTGGTTGATACTGTAAACTACTTGTTGTAGGTGATTTTCAATTTCTCGGCTGTGAGTTTTTAAGTAGTTATCACCAAAATCTTTACGAGCAAAATAGTCAAAATAAGTGAGAAACTCAACGGTTGCAACCGCACCTGCAAACTGAGCACTGACGGCAAAGACAAAGTTAATAAAAGAGCCACAGAAAGAAGCTAAATGTTTCGGTGCTTTAGATTCGCCGCCTAATTTGCTTAATCCGTCATGTAAAAATGGATACATAGTGATAGATACGCAGTAAGGTTTTAGGCTGGTTTCATCGTGAACGTAAATTTCATGTGCCTCAATCTGGCGTATGTATTCTTGTGCGGTAGCCTTATCAAATAATGTTTCAATTTTCTGACTGACTTTTGCACGATTGATCTGTACAAAAAAATCTTTCATCAATTCATTTTCCATTGTCGCAATATTTTTTTGTGTCACATTCGCATTGGCATCCATTTTTGAACCGTCAGCTGCATTTTGTGCTTGGATGTAATGGTCAATAAAAGCTAATTTTCCGTTTAATTGTTCTTGTTGTAAGCGAATCATATTAAGTCTCCTTTTATAAATAGATGATTGAGGTTTTGGTTGCTGCGTAAATCTATAAAGCGTTGATTAGTCGTTAAGCTTTCTAATCCGCCACGTTCAGCAATCCAACGACCTGTCTTTAAATAGGTTAATTCGGCTAATAAACATTCGGGAAGCTGATCTTTTTCCAATCCTGTATAAAGACAAGTTTTTAGCCCTTGCTGTTTGGCAAGCTTTAGGAGTGGTGTTAATTTTTCTGCTTTCCATTCTCCCCCCATAAAGAGAACGCAACTAATTAAACCCTGATAACGTGTTAAGCGATGAGATAGGTATTCCGGTGTCAGCACTGTCCCGTTACAGGCTTTCCAGCTATCAGCACTATGACAGCCTTTGCAGCCAAGCGGGCAGCCTGTAATTAGAAAAGCAAGCGAGGTTTCATTCGGCACTTCTTGCCAAACAATTTGCTCTGAGTTGAATCTAAGGTTTTCCATATCTATTGGTATTAACACAATATGTTGTGTTTTTTAACATTGTTTAACACTATATGTAGTATATTAGATCTGTTGAACTTTAAAATAAAGAGCAAAAAAAGAAAAAAATCAGTTGCAATTTGAAGAAGTGAATAAAATCAAAAAGATAGAGAATTGTAAATTTTGGAAATAAAAAAACCGTGTATTTTGCTACACGGTTTATGAAAAGTTTGGCTAATTGATCTCTATAATATCAAAAACTTTTTCTAATTGATGAGTTAAAAGTGAGAGTTGGCGTTTACTCGCTAATGTAAAATTTAGGTTAAAAATAGAATCTGTTGATTCTACATTTAAATTTTTTACTTCAAAGCCTCGGTGCCGGATAACCCTTAAAATCCTTTCTAAGGTTTCGGGACGTTTATTTGCGGTAATAGTTAATTGGTACTCTTCCATGTTACTCTCCTATACATCATCGTCCAACATATCAGCATTGCAGGCACCCGGTGGCACAAGCGGCCAAACATTATCTTCTTGTGGAATGCAAACATGCAGTAAATAGGCTCCTTTGGCATTGAGAAAGCGATTGATAGCATCCGAGACTTCATTTGCTTTTTCAATACGTTCACCCTCAATATCGAAGGCTTTTGCCAGCATTACAAAATCAGGATTATCGTCTAAAATCGTTTGGCTGTGGCGACCGTGAAAGAACAGTGATTGCCATTGGCGAACCATGCCCAAACGTTGGTTATCAAGCAGTAAAATTTTCACCGGCAGATTACCGCGTTTAAGTGTACCCAATTCCTGAATATTCATCATAATGGAGCCGTCACCAGTGATTACAATCACTTGATCGTTAGGGCGAGCTTTAATCGCTCCGATAGCAGCAGGTAAACCAAAACCCATTGAGCCAAATCCGGCTGAGGTAATGTAGTTTTTCGGATCATGATAAGTTAAATGCTGTGCCGACCACATTTGGTGCTGACCGACATCGGTAGTGACCACGCTGTTTTTCGCTTTACGCTCGGAAAGCGTGTTTAATAATGCCACGGCATTAATATCACCTTCGCCTGAATTCTCTTGATATTGGAAATCAAATTGCTGTTTTAAATTGCGGATATCTTCACGCCAAGCATCAATAGAAAGCGGTTGAGCCAAATAGTTTACCGCTTCGATCAGATCGCCTTGTAAAGCTACTTGAACTTTACGTAGTTTATTGATCTCAGCATTGTCAATATCAATATGGATCACTTTAGCGTGTGGGGCAAAAGAGTCTAATTTGCCTGTTACGCGGTCATCGAACCTTGCACCACAAGCGATTAGCAAATCACATTCTTGTACCGCATAGTTTGCGGCTTTAGTGCCGTGCATGCCGATCATACCCATATAAAGCGGATCGGTAGGATCAATAGTGCCTAAAGCTTTTAGGGTGGATACAGATGGAATATTTGCAATTTTTACGAAATTTCTGACCGCTTGCACGCCATCAGCCATGCCCACACCGCCACCGACATAAAGCACAGGACGTTTTGCCTCCGTTAATAATTTTTTGGCAGCAAGTAAGTTCTCCGGATTTTGTAAAGCGGGTTTTTCTTTTGGATAAACAATCGGCTCCGCGGAGGTAGCAGCTAATTGTACATCACGAGGTACATCAACTAATACCGGACCGGGTCTGCCACTTTGGGCAATTTGGAATGCGAGAGCTAAAATTTCAGGCAATTCCTCAATATTTTGAACGATAAAACTGTGTTTAGTACAGCCGAGTGATAAACCTAATACATCTGCTTCTTGGAAAGCATCTGTGCCGATTAAATGGCTTGCCACTTGCCCTGTGATTGCAACAATAGGGATGGAGTCTAATGCAGCATCACCCAATCCGGTAATTAAGTTAGTCGCACCGGGGCCTGAGGTGGCAATACAAACGCCTACTTTTCCTGTTGAGCGTGCATAGCCAATAGCTGCCATTGCTGCGCCTTGTTCGTTACGGCAGAGAAGGTGATCTAAACCCGAGTCGTAGATGGCGTCGTAGGTAGGCATAATCGCGCCCCCTGGATAGCCAAAGAGAGTTATGACACCGTGAGCTTTTAGGCTCTCGGTAATTAATCTTGCACCATTCATTGATGTTGTGCCTCTTAAGGTTTTTATTATTTTAAAAGAAGATGATATAGATACCATAAATTCTCAGTTTTTTAAACTTTATTTTCGGTGAAATTAAGCCGGATTTTTCGCATAGCTTAGCTAAATAAAAGTCGTTTTTATTTAGCTAAGAGAAGGGGTTAACACTTAAGAGGTATTTTGCGGAATTTTCTTGATTTAATTCAATAAATCTTCATTTTCAGATAGTCGGTTTGACTTAAATTTCATATTCTCACTAGTGAATTATTAGGATTATCTTATTAATTTGATAGGAAATATTCTTACTTTTATCTAATGATTTTTTTACCTGCGTGGGAGAACCAAAATGAAATTTTTAGCAAAAAGCCTAGCCGTG comes from Mannheimia granulomatis and encodes:
- the ilvG gene encoding acetolactate synthase 2 catalytic subunit, producing the protein MNGARLITESLKAHGVITLFGYPGGAIMPTYDAIYDSGLDHLLCRNEQGAAMAAIGYARSTGKVGVCIATSGPGATNLITGLGDAALDSIPIVAITGQVASHLIGTDAFQEADVLGLSLGCTKHSFIVQNIEELPEILALAFQIAQSGRPGPVLVDVPRDVQLAATSAEPIVYPKEKPALQNPENLLAAKKLLTEAKRPVLYVGGGVGMADGVQAVRNFVKIANIPSVSTLKALGTIDPTDPLYMGMIGMHGTKAANYAVQECDLLIACGARFDDRVTGKLDSFAPHAKVIHIDIDNAEINKLRKVQVALQGDLIEAVNYLAQPLSIDAWREDIRNLKQQFDFQYQENSGEGDINAVALLNTLSERKAKNSVVTTDVGQHQMWSAQHLTYHDPKNYITSAGFGSMGFGLPAAIGAIKARPNDQVIVITGDGSIMMNIQELGTLKRGNLPVKILLLDNQRLGMVRQWQSLFFHGRHSQTILDDNPDFVMLAKAFDIEGERIEKANEVSDAINRFLNAKGAYLLHVCIPQEDNVWPLVPPGACNADMLDDDV